From Daphnia pulicaria isolate SC F1-1A chromosome 4, SC_F0-13Bv2, whole genome shotgun sequence, one genomic window encodes:
- the LOC124338118 gene encoding beta-taxilin-like isoform X1: MNFQLQSLMQQISINDKTCSEENEGESQHSQSYFSSPLPTWSSTPLHNQQKAEQVSSDSPNSSMEKEQFTPKKRILTQFKLAPEEFSLEDVQHMQKLIKELHAENVQKTMSCIKLEQTCHSLKDEIAYLKQKDHKQNLEDSEIYRMEISKSPATVTKEEKLVMELNDCKLRCDAIQREEFRLRELVSVYEERFEYFLKIVTNTTTIFAENKRILDATMMKIQVLESEIATWKERENNESEKKKMLHSLVEEMFCASSPNSLR, encoded by the exons ATGAATTTTCAGCTTCAGTCATTAATGCAGCAGATCAGCATCAATGACAAGACTTGTTCTGAGGAAAACGAAGGTGAAAGTCAGCATTCG CAGagctatttttcttctccgttACCTACATGGAGTTCAACTCCATTACATAACCAACAAAAAGCCGAACAAGTTAGTAGTGATTCCCCAAATTCTAGTAtggaaaaagaacaatttacccCAAAGAAGAGAATTTTAACTCAA ttCAAATTGGCACCAGAGGAATTTTCTCTTGAAGATGTGCAGCATATGCAGAAGCTCATCAAGGAACTCCATGCAGAGAATGTTCAAAAGACAATGTCCTGCATTAAGCTAGAACAAACTTGCCATTCTTTAAAAG ATGAGATTGCTtacttaaaacaaaaagaccaCAAACAAAACTTGGAGGATTCAGAAATTTATCGTATGGAAATATCTAAGAGTCCAGCAACTGtaacaaaagaagagaagctTGTAATG GAATTAAATGATTGCAAGCTAAGATGTGACGCAATACAGCGCGAAGAGTTCAGATTGCGTGAACTGGTTTCGGTTTATGAAGAAAG GTTTGAATACTTTCTTAAAATCGTCACGAATACTACTACAATTTTTGCTGAAAACAAGAGGATCTTGGATGCCACCATGATGAAAATTCAGGTTTTGGAATCGGAGATAGCCACATGGAAAGAACGTGAGAACAATgaatctgaaaagaaaaaaatgctccATTCATTGGTCGAAGAGATGTTTTGTGCATCAAGTCCAAATTCTTTGCGTTGA
- the LOC124338094 gene encoding uncharacterized protein LOC124338094 isoform X4: MDRHLSKNDEECGEIKSIELLSQPLPNLAKQSKSSPEQYAKSLDNIGNNQSTTKQAHERHSMGKPVLSVLSDPVIGPCSSATNQHSTQDAIMEENARMRKAINDAVLALTRKIHAPSEQTENVFLMFNMLKESERKLIKQRRDLEAMAIKMRTRESQWSAERLAFEEKEQVSKQMILTLQEENYKLRKSRTFVSTPRN; this comes from the exons AT GGATCGCCACTTAAGTAAGAACGACGAGGAATGCGGTGAAATCAAGTCTATCGAACTACTTTCTCAACCGCTTCCAAATTTAGCGAAACAAAGTAAGTCGAGCCCCGAGCAGTACGCCAAGTCCCTGGACAACATCGGCAATAACCAGTCTACGACGAAACAAGCGCACGAGAGACATTCAATGGGAAAACCGGTCTTGTCGGTACTTTCTGATCCTGTTATCGGTCCTTGCTCCTCCGCCACTAATCAGCATTCAACACAAGACGCGATTATGGAGGAAAATGCCAGAATGCGGAAAGCCATCAACGAT GCAGTATTGGCTCTTACCCGGAAAATTCACGCTCCATCAGAACAGACTGAAAATGTCTTTTTAATGTTCAACATGCTGAAGGAATCTGAGAGAAAACTAATCAAACAACGTCGGGATTTGGAGGCTATGGCAATCAAG ATGAGAACTCGAGAATCCCAGTGGAGTGCGGAGCGACTGGCCTTTGAAGAGAAGGAACAAGTCAGTaaacaaatgattttaaccTTGCAAGAAGAGAATTACAAGCTACGGAAATCACGTACA TTTGTCTCGACACCTCGCAATTAG
- the LOC124338094 gene encoding uncharacterized protein LOC124338094 isoform X2, which yields MDKILSRNKTHRNLLKKQFENVFRDRHLSKNDEECGEIKSIELLSQPLPNLAKQSKSSPEQYAKSLDNIGNNQSTTKQAHERHSMGKPVLSVLSDPVIGPCSSATNQHSTQDAIMEENARMRKAINDAVLALTRKIHAPSEQTENVFLMFNMLKESERKLIKQRRDLEAMAIKMRTRESQWSAERLAFEEKEQVSKQMILTLQEENYKLRKSLCLDTSQLD from the exons atGGATAAAATTCTGTCTCGTAACAAAACTCACAGGAAtctgttaaaaaaacaatttgagaATGTATTTAG GGATCGCCACTTAAGTAAGAACGACGAGGAATGCGGTGAAATCAAGTCTATCGAACTACTTTCTCAACCGCTTCCAAATTTAGCGAAACAAAGTAAGTCGAGCCCCGAGCAGTACGCCAAGTCCCTGGACAACATCGGCAATAACCAGTCTACGACGAAACAAGCGCACGAGAGACATTCAATGGGAAAACCGGTCTTGTCGGTACTTTCTGATCCTGTTATCGGTCCTTGCTCCTCCGCCACTAATCAGCATTCAACACAAGACGCGATTATGGAGGAAAATGCCAGAATGCGGAAAGCCATCAACGAT GCAGTATTGGCTCTTACCCGGAAAATTCACGCTCCATCAGAACAGACTGAAAATGTCTTTTTAATGTTCAACATGCTGAAGGAATCTGAGAGAAAACTAATCAAACAACGTCGGGATTTGGAGGCTATGGCAATCAAG ATGAGAACTCGAGAATCCCAGTGGAGTGCGGAGCGACTGGCCTTTGAAGAGAAGGAACAAGTCAGTaaacaaatgattttaaccTTGCAAGAAGAGAATTACAAGCTACGGAAATCAC TTTGTCTCGACACCTCGCAATTAGATTAA
- the LOC124337529 gene encoding ribonuclease P protein subunit p40-like: MYNPEVINFPPPKSLKQTCTWKKDQILNKVPSQDLGNHFHGITAILSGEITEIAEIQDFFLDSTFYRVNKFPVHKLLDPDFLSAFVKKGHFDARTLGTWGEVDQSIVVESGKLHLSVCKDVYQELGLSGQAEVISSKKCPAKYDISVNLLDDKFSPDSKYYKRVSWCLQNQTSLQFDWIMNWHPHDSDICPSSLAAYLDLLGFQVVQCLPSFEERILNQVKVPLLCTETDISDVVEWVGAAALNITCPDQEDYTSSMTCPEPSYKSEKVHILKWKGFFSARQAKELLGVILKLRPEATENSVQSWLNLTLIGFDEFQIASSICSVFTTASDNCQVFTNQTSRRKIK; encoded by the exons ATGTACAATCCAGAGGTAATAAATTTCCCTCCACCAAAATCCTTGAAACAAACATGCACATGGAAGAAAGACCAAATACTTAATAAAGTGCCTTCCCAAGACCtaggaaatcattttcatggG ATTACTGCAATCTTGTCTGGGGAAATTACTGAAATAGCTGAAATTCAAGACTTCTTTTTAGACTCAACATTTTACAGAGTTAACAAATTCCCCGTTCATAAGTTGCTGGACCCTGATTTTCTCTCTGcatttgttaaaaaaggacATTTTGATGCCAGAACTTTAGGAACATGGGGTGAAGTTGATCAGAGTATTGTTGTTGAATCAGGCAAACTTCATCTTTCTGTCTGCAAAGATGTGTATCAAGAGCTAGGGTTAAGTGGCCAAGCAGAGGTAATTTCATCCAAAAAGTGTCCTGCTAAATACG acaTTTCTGTTAATCTTCTTGATGATAAGTTTTCCCCTGATTCTAAATATTACAAAAGAGTTAGTTGGTGTTTACAAAATCAGACAAGTCTACAGTTTGATTGGATCATGAATTGGCATCCACACG ATTCTGACATCTGCCCATCTTCCCTTGCTGCTTACCTCGACTTGCTTGGCTTTCAGGTAGTTCAGTGTCTGCCATCCTTTgaagaaagaattttaaaTCAAGTAAAGGTTCCACTGCTATGCACTGAAACAGACATTTCAGATGTCGTTGAATGGGTTGGAGCTGCTGCATTGAACATCACATG TCCTGACCAAGAAGATTACACTTCTTCAATGACATGCCCAGAGCCCAGTTATAAATCTGAAAAGGTTCACATCTTGAAATGGAAAGGATTTTTTTCTGCAAGACAGGCAAAAGAGTTACTCGGCGTGATTTTGAAATTGCGACCAGAAGCAACAGAAAACTCTGTTCAATCATGGCTTAATCTCACTCTCATTGGATTTGATGAATTCCAAATAG catCAAGTATTTGCTCGGTTTTTACAACGGCATCGGACAACTGCCAAGTCTTTACAAACCAGACATCTAGaaggaaaatcaaatga
- the LOC124338094 gene encoding uncharacterized protein LOC124338094 isoform X3, with the protein MNLLKKQFENVFRDRHLSKNDEECGEIKSIELLSQPLPNLAKQSKSSPEQYAKSLDNIGNNQSTTKQAHERHSMGKPVLSVLSDPVIGPCSSATNQHSTQDAIMEENARMRKAINDAVLALTRKIHAPSEQTENVFLMFNMLKESERKLIKQRRDLEAMAIKMRTRESQWSAERLAFEEKEQVSKQMILTLQEENYKLRKSRTFVSTPRN; encoded by the exons AT GAAtctgttaaaaaaacaatttgagaATGTATTTAG GGATCGCCACTTAAGTAAGAACGACGAGGAATGCGGTGAAATCAAGTCTATCGAACTACTTTCTCAACCGCTTCCAAATTTAGCGAAACAAAGTAAGTCGAGCCCCGAGCAGTACGCCAAGTCCCTGGACAACATCGGCAATAACCAGTCTACGACGAAACAAGCGCACGAGAGACATTCAATGGGAAAACCGGTCTTGTCGGTACTTTCTGATCCTGTTATCGGTCCTTGCTCCTCCGCCACTAATCAGCATTCAACACAAGACGCGATTATGGAGGAAAATGCCAGAATGCGGAAAGCCATCAACGAT GCAGTATTGGCTCTTACCCGGAAAATTCACGCTCCATCAGAACAGACTGAAAATGTCTTTTTAATGTTCAACATGCTGAAGGAATCTGAGAGAAAACTAATCAAACAACGTCGGGATTTGGAGGCTATGGCAATCAAG ATGAGAACTCGAGAATCCCAGTGGAGTGCGGAGCGACTGGCCTTTGAAGAGAAGGAACAAGTCAGTaaacaaatgattttaaccTTGCAAGAAGAGAATTACAAGCTACGGAAATCACGTACA TTTGTCTCGACACCTCGCAATTAG
- the LOC124338118 gene encoding beta-taxilin-like isoform X2, whose product MNFQLQSLMQQISINDKTCSEENEGESQHSSYFSSPLPTWSSTPLHNQQKAEQVSSDSPNSSMEKEQFTPKKRILTQFKLAPEEFSLEDVQHMQKLIKELHAENVQKTMSCIKLEQTCHSLKDEIAYLKQKDHKQNLEDSEIYRMEISKSPATVTKEEKLVMELNDCKLRCDAIQREEFRLRELVSVYEERFEYFLKIVTNTTTIFAENKRILDATMMKIQVLESEIATWKERENNESEKKKMLHSLVEEMFCASSPNSLR is encoded by the exons ATGAATTTTCAGCTTCAGTCATTAATGCAGCAGATCAGCATCAATGACAAGACTTGTTCTGAGGAAAACGAAGGTGAAAGTCAGCATTCG agctatttttcttctccgttACCTACATGGAGTTCAACTCCATTACATAACCAACAAAAAGCCGAACAAGTTAGTAGTGATTCCCCAAATTCTAGTAtggaaaaagaacaatttacccCAAAGAAGAGAATTTTAACTCAA ttCAAATTGGCACCAGAGGAATTTTCTCTTGAAGATGTGCAGCATATGCAGAAGCTCATCAAGGAACTCCATGCAGAGAATGTTCAAAAGACAATGTCCTGCATTAAGCTAGAACAAACTTGCCATTCTTTAAAAG ATGAGATTGCTtacttaaaacaaaaagaccaCAAACAAAACTTGGAGGATTCAGAAATTTATCGTATGGAAATATCTAAGAGTCCAGCAACTGtaacaaaagaagagaagctTGTAATG GAATTAAATGATTGCAAGCTAAGATGTGACGCAATACAGCGCGAAGAGTTCAGATTGCGTGAACTGGTTTCGGTTTATGAAGAAAG GTTTGAATACTTTCTTAAAATCGTCACGAATACTACTACAATTTTTGCTGAAAACAAGAGGATCTTGGATGCCACCATGATGAAAATTCAGGTTTTGGAATCGGAGATAGCCACATGGAAAGAACGTGAGAACAATgaatctgaaaagaaaaaaatgctccATTCATTGGTCGAAGAGATGTTTTGTGCATCAAGTCCAAATTCTTTGCGTTGA
- the LOC124335763 gene encoding bromodomain-containing protein DDB_G0270170-like: MFELHESSDKDELAEKIDKIISDIEENNHEENVISDDDVTIVLSQTDDDKSISEENASNKKRSPSVISDQSHKSSNMSQSSNKSKSKSKSRRGFNLKKKLSKESENVSQVKSVVDEKQNGSPGKTKTPSEEEVEKVKLPNDSGVKVVRRGRKVITPKINSITSPPKQPTSGSLSLPDVYKSVASSFSSSAMEKPGEETTLKKRGRRAAATPHSSQKNNEELVGEKEEEEELEGPAKFKKYKNMTDRMRSVCVLVERLSPLIVSQARVANQKSSSEVKEASEKSAVPDDPLAEEEIPEEELILSMDEVDDDEPEVLSSRKREMESVDEGSEEKRPRVEKNDTATLIVIAFPVTSVTALIEENSPTDAVNPQITAEEKLVTTPRQGRGRRGRPRKSITPVLTKQIASKEDDVTVVADPESKKTIPAKSKPKLHSESSNELAEDSVEEAVGVNEATKQDTQSKKESPIEDTPSKLTSKRGRGRPSNTSPRIVLTNILTRRNSNTSSVIPSKKIRLSDEISITSAVESRGDVENSEKGNVTNSVQKKDVKSGARRGRPAKASISPKPTIEKSPVTVATRSTRTTTTLTHLERRIKCCYVLLERDPEVEALRIAMINSKGKRKKVAAAASKVEIPDAARVTRGMQKFAEPDSKKISPSFPRRKRQI, translated from the exons atgtttgaattgCACGAGTCATCCGACAAAGATGAACTAGCGGAGAAAATAGACAAGATCATATCCGACATCGAAGAAAATAATCACGAAGAAAATGTAATTAGTGATGACGACGTCACCATCGTGCTTAGCCAGACAGACGACGacaagtcgatttccgaagaAAACGCgtctaacaaaaaaagaagccctTCAGTAATTTCTGATCAAAGTCACAAATCAAGTAACATGAGTCAATCAAGTaacaaaagcaaaagtaaaagtaaaagtagaagaggttttaatttaaagaaaaagttgagtaAAGAATCTGAAAATGTGTCACAAGTAAAATCGGTGGtggatgaaaaacaaaatggttcTCCTGGTAAAACTAAAACACCTtccgaagaagaagttgaaaaagTCAAGTTGCCAAATGATTCTGGAGTTAAGGTTGTTCGACGAGGTCGCAAAGTAATCACACCGAAGATCAATTCTATTACTTCACCACCAAAACAACCTACATCAGGATCACTTTCTCTACCAGACGTATACAAATCTGTGGCCTCATCATTCTCCTCTTCAGCCATGGAAAAGCCCGGTGAAGAAACGACATTAAAGAAACGAGGTCGCCGAGCTGCTGCAACGCCACATTCATCACAGAAGAATAATGAAGAATTGGTTggcgagaaagaagaagaagaagagttggaAGGACCAGCAAAGTTCAAGAAGTATAAAAACATGACAGATAGAATGAGGTCAGTTTGTGTCCTTGTAGAACGGCTGAGTCCCCTGATTGTTTCTCAAGCACGAGTTGCCAATCAGAAATCGTCGAGTGAAGTAAAAGAGGCAAGCGAAAAATCGGCAGTTCCAGACGATCCTCtggcggaagaagaaataccTGAAGAGGAGCTGATTCTTTCTATGGATGAAGTCGATGACGACGAACCAGAGGTTTTGTCTTCTCGTAAACGAGAAATGGAATCGGTGGATGAAGGGTCAGAAGAGAAAAGACCTCGTGTCGAAAAAAATGACACAGCTACACTAATCGTAATTGCTTTTCCTGTTACCTCCGTCACAGCATTGATCGAGGAAAATTCTCCGACTGACGCTGTCAACCCACAGATCACAGCAGAGGAAAAGTTGGTGACAACACCTCGCCAAGGTCGAGGACGCCGAGGTCGTCCACGCAAGTCGATTACTCCGGTACTAACCAAACAAATTGCCTCAAAAGAAGATGACGTGACTGTGGTTGCCGACCCGGAATCGAAGAAAACTATTCCGGCTAAATCCAAACCTAAACTCCATTCCGAAAGTTCCAACGAGCTGGCCGAAGATTCTGTAGAAGAAGCAGTGGGAGTAAATGAAGCTACTAAGCAAGATACCCAATCTAAAAAAGAATCTCCGATTGAGGATACTCCATCCAAATTGACATCGAAACGTGGTCGAGGCCGTCCATCAAATACTTCTCCCAGAATTGTCTTGACCAACATTTTGACTCGTCGAAATTCAAACACAAGTAGTGTCATTCCTTCAAAGAAAATTCGTCTTTCCGATGAAATATCCATCACATCTGCTGTTGAATCACGTGGTGATGtcgaaaattcagaaaaaggaaacgtcACCAACAGTGTCCAGAAGAAAGACGTGAAATCAGGAGCTCGACGTGGTCGTCCAGCCAAGGCATCCATTTCACCAAAACCGACTATTGAGAAATCCCCAGTTACAG TCGCAACCCGTTCGACCAGGACAACTACAACATTAACACACTTGGAAAGAAGAATTAAGTGTTGCTACGTATTGTTGGAACGCGATCCTGAGGTTGAAGCCTTGCGCATTGCAATGATCAACTCCaaaggaaagaggaaaaaggtGGCTGCTGCAGCATCTAAAGTTGAAATTCCAGATGCTGCCAGAGTAACTCGTGGAATGCAGAAATTTGCTGAACCAgattcaaagaaaatttcaccTTCATTTCCTCGTCGTAAACGTCAAATTTAA
- the LOC124338094 gene encoding uncharacterized protein LOC124338094 isoform X1 — protein sequence MDKILSRNKTHRNLLKKQFENVFRDRHLSKNDEECGEIKSIELLSQPLPNLAKQSKSSPEQYAKSLDNIGNNQSTTKQAHERHSMGKPVLSVLSDPVIGPCSSATNQHSTQDAIMEENARMRKAINDAVLALTRKIHAPSEQTENVFLMFNMLKESERKLIKQRRDLEAMAIKMRTRESQWSAERLAFEEKEQVSKQMILTLQEENYKLRKSRTFVSTPRN from the exons atGGATAAAATTCTGTCTCGTAACAAAACTCACAGGAAtctgttaaaaaaacaatttgagaATGTATTTAG GGATCGCCACTTAAGTAAGAACGACGAGGAATGCGGTGAAATCAAGTCTATCGAACTACTTTCTCAACCGCTTCCAAATTTAGCGAAACAAAGTAAGTCGAGCCCCGAGCAGTACGCCAAGTCCCTGGACAACATCGGCAATAACCAGTCTACGACGAAACAAGCGCACGAGAGACATTCAATGGGAAAACCGGTCTTGTCGGTACTTTCTGATCCTGTTATCGGTCCTTGCTCCTCCGCCACTAATCAGCATTCAACACAAGACGCGATTATGGAGGAAAATGCCAGAATGCGGAAAGCCATCAACGAT GCAGTATTGGCTCTTACCCGGAAAATTCACGCTCCATCAGAACAGACTGAAAATGTCTTTTTAATGTTCAACATGCTGAAGGAATCTGAGAGAAAACTAATCAAACAACGTCGGGATTTGGAGGCTATGGCAATCAAG ATGAGAACTCGAGAATCCCAGTGGAGTGCGGAGCGACTGGCCTTTGAAGAGAAGGAACAAGTCAGTaaacaaatgattttaaccTTGCAAGAAGAGAATTACAAGCTACGGAAATCACGTACA TTTGTCTCGACACCTCGCAATTAG